A single genomic interval of Shewanella halotolerans harbors:
- the miaB gene encoding tRNA (N6-isopentenyl adenosine(37)-C2)-methylthiotransferase MiaB: MSKKLHIKTWGCQMNEYDSSKMADLLDEYQGYTLTEEAEEADVLLLNTCSIREKAQEKVFHQLGRWKTLKDKNPNLIIGVGGCVASQEGKAIKDRAQCVDLIFGPQTLHRLPEMIEQIQQGGKAVIDVSFPEIEKFDRLPEPRAEGPSAFVSIMEGCSKYCSFCVVPYTRGEEVSRPVDDVILEIAQLAEQGVREVNLLGQNVNAYRGATHDDDICTFAELLRYVAAIDGIDRIRFTTSHPIEFTQDIIDVYEDTPELVSFLHLPVQSGSDLILTQMKRGHMAIEYKSIIRRLRKARPDIQISSDFIVGFPGESKQDFADTMKLIEDVQFDHSFSFIYSARPGTPASDLPDDVSLDEKKERLAILQDRITQQAMRYSRQMLGTVQRILVEGPSVKNPMELRGRTENNRVVNFEADPKHIGSFVDVEIVDVFTNSLRGKFIRGEDEMDLRRDLRPSDILAKHKKDDDLGVTQFIP, encoded by the coding sequence ATGAGTAAGAAACTCCACATTAAAACCTGGGGCTGTCAGATGAATGAGTATGACTCATCAAAGATGGCCGACCTGCTCGACGAATATCAAGGCTACACCTTGACCGAAGAGGCAGAGGAAGCAGATGTCCTGCTACTCAATACCTGCTCGATTCGCGAAAAAGCACAGGAAAAAGTATTCCACCAGCTGGGTCGCTGGAAGACGCTAAAAGACAAGAACCCTAACCTTATCATAGGTGTAGGTGGTTGCGTGGCGTCTCAAGAAGGTAAGGCAATCAAAGACAGAGCTCAGTGTGTCGACCTGATCTTCGGCCCACAGACGCTACATCGTCTGCCTGAGATGATCGAACAGATCCAGCAAGGCGGCAAGGCTGTCATCGACGTCAGCTTCCCCGAGATTGAAAAGTTCGACCGCCTGCCAGAGCCGCGCGCCGAGGGCCCGAGCGCCTTCGTCTCCATCATGGAAGGCTGCAGCAAATATTGCTCTTTCTGCGTGGTGCCCTACACACGTGGTGAAGAGGTGAGCCGTCCGGTGGACGACGTGATCCTAGAGATCGCCCAGCTCGCCGAGCAAGGCGTGCGCGAGGTAAACCTGCTAGGTCAGAACGTGAATGCCTATCGCGGCGCGACCCACGATGACGATATCTGTACCTTCGCCGAGCTGCTACGTTATGTGGCCGCCATCGACGGTATCGATCGTATTCGTTTCACCACCAGCCACCCGATCGAATTTACCCAAGACATCATAGACGTGTATGAAGACACGCCAGAACTGGTGAGCTTCCTGCATCTGCCGGTACAATCTGGTTCAGATCTGATCCTCACCCAGATGAAGCGTGGCCACATGGCTATCGAATACAAGTCGATCATCCGTCGTCTGCGTAAGGCAAGACCCGACATTCAGATCAGCTCTGACTTCATCGTCGGCTTCCCTGGCGAGTCTAAGCAGGACTTTGCCGATACCATGAAGCTGATTGAAGATGTGCAGTTCGACCACAGCTTCAGCTTTATCTACAGCGCACGCCCGGGCACGCCGGCATCAGATCTGCCTGACGATGTGTCGCTGGATGAGAAGAAGGAGCGCCTGGCGATTCTGCAAGACAGGATCACCCAGCAGGCGATGCGCTACAGCCGTCAGATGCTAGGCACAGTGCAGCGTATCCTGGTAGAAGGTCCATCGGTGAAGAACCCGATGGAGCTGCGTGGCCGCACCGAAAACAACCGTGTGGTGAACTTCGAAGCCGATCCTAAGCACATAGGTAGCTTCGTCGACGTCGAGATCGTCGATGTGTTTACCAACTCGCTGCGTGGCAAGTTCATTCGCGGCGAAGATGAGATGGACCTGCGCCGTGACCTGCGCCCATCTGACATCCTGGCCAAGCATAAGAAAGATGACGATCTTGGGGTGACTCAG